A genome region from Ralstonia solanacearum K60 includes the following:
- a CDS encoding YhdP family protein: protein MQGARRVGAGIGAVVRAPVWRKLWRLLWKTAVALAVLAFAGMLLVRFVLWPRVGLAREWMEREASATLQAKVGIGTLETYWEGWHPAFRAQRIEARDAAGRQTLAVQDVQARLSWRSLPRLQITFAFLHASHADVLVRRDAAGTLSVAGIKVEPSAGSDGTFFDQLLSQGDIDFREGAVRWLDEQHGLPEAALGNVRLHLRSGPTRHRLDASATSLTLFNGAIKLRADFRHDLLARPGDWQHWHGQANWQVDSLQLATTQRYLPVLASAAGGTLTSDGSVEFSGGALTRGQARLTGQQIDLRIRQDLDPIRVRSLQVLGSHQRSASGEHTLHLETLQWLPLSPASPQAVPLPAPAQATLAGPTLEAPANPAGTPRGLRNVTLGWAVDTRDALRHLQVKAATLDLAEVRAIATALPLPADVLEALRSKQPTGRLDDLDINWQRDVSRWRPNSPAPEHLNGRGTLRQVSFGPGPLPAVPPGHHPDPAVPGVENLSGNVVFSDEKGTLRIDSADMALLLPGVFDESRVPLDRLQGTFTWTRRKQELVVSSDNLTFSNADLSARITGTYRHAPDTSQIGAVDLKGTLDQAMVPRVPRYLPLSLPQHLRDYLAGALQTGTASNVTFVLAGDLFDFPYRAPHKGSFRVEVPITDVTYQAAPLEAVRNPPGSVPTHPGGWPSFTGIEGTVVFDKPSLSFMVARAKVMGVNLTDVTGSLPDMGDHQPLLAIDGHADGTTQNFLQYVEASPVGEWIGHFTRETRAQGNAALALKLELPLHEMHTTRAQGSVSFLHNDVTLIPQAPPLTDVTGALTFTQRGIGFDNLRARFAGGEIRPTGGTLPDGTIRIQVAGTASAQGLRDTTPADSTVAAIARTLDGSAPYSATINVKQRRTSVLVQSDLTPMAVRLPAPLAKAAGQPLPVRFEMHPAANGGGDLDEVLLQLGNVVNARYEQRSNGNGTEVLRGGIGVRQPVPQPAEGVLAAVVLDRLDIDAWRQVFAAPAADKSAGQGAAAAGPARGNPYLPTRLAGSVQALRILGREFNAVSVNASRDGANWQSTIDSREIAGTARWHAESATVPFGELTMRLSRMSIPDAREESALTESLARNTQEIPSLDLVADSFDLRGKSLGKLELKARGQINDGAPVWTLETLKIDQPAATLTAQGTWRIPRRLRGGDDPERRTLLDFRLDLRNSGELLQKMGFAKVLDGAKGKLEGRVVWRGSPMSLDLPTLNGRMALNLERGQFLPVDPGLAKLAGVLSLQGLLHFATDLRGATGRGTPFDSVTATGTIASGVARTDDFAVKGPQFQVAMQGSANILDETQDLRVNVTPKVDATSASLAAAFINPAIGLGTLAAQLILGDQMSKAFATQYRVTGSWADPKIEKASNGGQTPAK, encoded by the coding sequence ATGCAGGGCGCGCGGCGCGTCGGGGCCGGCATCGGTGCCGTGGTGCGCGCGCCGGTCTGGCGCAAGCTGTGGCGCCTGCTCTGGAAGACCGCGGTCGCGCTGGCCGTGCTGGCGTTTGCCGGCATGCTGCTGGTGCGGTTCGTCCTGTGGCCGCGGGTTGGGCTGGCGCGCGAGTGGATGGAGCGCGAAGCCTCGGCCACCCTGCAGGCCAAGGTCGGCATCGGCACGCTGGAAACCTACTGGGAAGGCTGGCACCCGGCCTTCCGCGCCCAGCGCATCGAGGCGCGCGACGCCGCCGGACGCCAGACTCTCGCGGTACAGGATGTACAGGCCCGGCTGTCGTGGCGTTCGCTGCCGCGGCTGCAGATCACATTCGCCTTCCTGCATGCCAGCCATGCCGACGTGCTGGTCCGGCGCGATGCCGCGGGCACCCTGTCGGTGGCCGGCATCAAGGTGGAGCCGAGCGCCGGCAGCGACGGCACCTTCTTCGACCAACTGCTGTCCCAGGGCGACATCGATTTCCGCGAAGGCGCGGTGCGCTGGCTCGACGAGCAGCACGGCCTGCCCGAAGCCGCGCTGGGTAATGTCCGCCTGCACCTGCGCAGCGGCCCGACCCGCCACCGGCTGGACGCCAGCGCCACCTCGCTGACGCTGTTCAACGGCGCCATCAAGCTGCGCGCCGATTTCCGCCACGACCTGCTGGCCCGTCCCGGCGACTGGCAGCACTGGCACGGCCAGGCCAATTGGCAGGTCGACTCGCTGCAGTTGGCGACCACGCAGCGCTATCTGCCGGTCCTGGCTTCGGCCGCCGGCGGCACGCTCACCTCCGACGGCTCGGTGGAGTTCTCCGGAGGCGCGCTCACCCGCGGCCAGGCCCGCCTGACCGGCCAGCAGATCGATCTGCGGATCCGGCAAGACCTGGACCCGATCCGCGTGCGCAGCCTGCAGGTGCTGGGCTCGCACCAGCGCAGCGCCAGCGGCGAGCACACGCTGCACCTCGAGACCCTGCAATGGCTGCCGCTGTCGCCAGCCTCGCCGCAGGCGGTACCGCTGCCGGCGCCCGCGCAGGCCACGCTGGCGGGCCCCACGCTCGAGGCACCGGCCAACCCCGCCGGCACCCCGCGCGGCTTGCGCAACGTCACGCTCGGCTGGGCGGTGGATACCCGCGACGCGCTGCGCCACCTGCAAGTCAAGGCCGCCACGCTCGACCTCGCCGAAGTGCGCGCCATCGCCACCGCCCTGCCGCTGCCGGCCGACGTGCTCGAAGCGCTGCGCAGCAAGCAGCCCACGGGCCGGCTCGACGACCTGGACATCAACTGGCAGCGCGATGTCTCGCGCTGGCGCCCGAACAGCCCGGCGCCCGAGCACCTCAACGGGCGCGGCACGCTGCGCCAGGTGTCGTTCGGCCCCGGCCCGCTGCCGGCCGTCCCGCCCGGCCATCACCCCGACCCGGCCGTGCCCGGCGTCGAAAACCTGTCGGGCAACGTCGTCTTCTCCGATGAAAAAGGCACGCTGCGCATCGACTCCGCCGACATGGCGCTGCTGCTGCCCGGCGTGTTCGACGAGTCGCGCGTGCCGCTGGACCGCCTGCAGGGCACGTTCACCTGGACCCGCCGCAAGCAGGAACTGGTGGTCAGCAGCGACAACCTGACCTTCTCCAATGCCGACCTGTCGGCCCGGATCACCGGCACCTACCGCCACGCGCCCGACACCAGCCAGATCGGCGCGGTGGACCTGAAGGGCACGCTGGACCAGGCCATGGTGCCGCGCGTACCGCGCTATCTGCCGCTATCGCTGCCGCAGCATCTGCGCGACTACCTGGCCGGCGCGCTGCAGACCGGCACGGCCAGCAACGTCACCTTCGTGCTGGCCGGCGACCTGTTCGATTTTCCGTACCGCGCCCCGCACAAGGGCAGCTTCCGCGTCGAGGTGCCCATCACGGACGTGACCTACCAGGCGGCGCCGCTCGAAGCCGTGCGCAACCCGCCGGGCTCGGTGCCGACCCACCCGGGCGGCTGGCCGTCCTTCACCGGCATCGAGGGGACGGTGGTGTTCGACAAGCCGTCGCTGTCGTTCATGGTGGCGCGCGCCAAGGTGATGGGCGTGAACCTGACCGACGTGACCGGCAGCCTGCCCGACATGGGCGACCACCAGCCGCTGCTCGCCATCGACGGCCACGCCGACGGCACCACGCAGAACTTCCTGCAATACGTCGAGGCCAGCCCGGTGGGCGAATGGATCGGCCACTTCACCCGGGAAACGCGCGCGCAGGGCAACGCCGCGCTGGCGCTCAAGCTCGAACTGCCGCTGCACGAAATGCACACGACGCGCGCGCAAGGCAGCGTCAGCTTCCTGCACAACGACGTCACGCTGATCCCGCAGGCGCCGCCGCTGACCGACGTGACGGGCGCCCTCACCTTCACGCAGCGGGGCATCGGCTTCGACAACCTGCGCGCACGCTTCGCCGGCGGCGAGATCCGACCGACCGGCGGCACCCTGCCCGACGGCACGATCCGCATCCAGGTGGCGGGCACCGCGTCGGCGCAGGGGCTGCGCGATACCACCCCGGCCGACAGCACCGTCGCCGCGATCGCGCGGACGCTGGATGGCAGCGCGCCCTACAGCGCCACCATCAATGTCAAGCAGCGCCGCACATCCGTGCTGGTGCAATCCGACCTCACGCCGATGGCCGTGCGCCTGCCCGCGCCGCTGGCCAAGGCGGCCGGCCAGCCGCTGCCGGTGCGCTTCGAAATGCATCCCGCGGCCAACGGCGGCGGCGACCTCGACGAGGTCCTGCTGCAGCTCGGCAATGTGGTGAACGCGCGCTACGAACAGCGCAGCAACGGCAACGGCACCGAAGTGCTGCGCGGCGGCATCGGCGTGCGCCAGCCCGTGCCGCAGCCGGCCGAGGGGGTACTCGCGGCCGTCGTTCTGGACCGCCTGGACATCGACGCCTGGCGCCAGGTCTTCGCCGCGCCGGCCGCGGACAAGAGCGCCGGCCAGGGCGCGGCCGCGGCCGGCCCGGCGCGCGGCAATCCGTATCTGCCGACCCGCCTGGCGGGAAGCGTGCAGGCGCTGCGCATCCTCGGCCGCGAGTTCAACGCCGTCAGCGTGAATGCGTCGCGCGACGGCGCCAACTGGCAATCGACCATCGACTCGCGCGAGATCGCCGGCACGGCACGCTGGCATGCCGAAAGCGCCACGGTACCGTTCGGCGAGCTGACCATGCGGCTGTCGCGCATGAGCATCCCGGACGCACGGGAAGAAAGCGCGCTGACCGAATCGCTGGCGCGCAACACGCAGGAGATTCCCTCCCTCGACCTGGTGGCTGACAGCTTCGACCTGCGCGGCAAGTCGCTCGGCAAGCTCGAGCTGAAGGCGCGCGGCCAGATCAACGACGGCGCACCGGTGTGGACACTGGAGACGCTGAAGATCGACCAGCCGGCCGCCACGCTCACCGCGCAGGGCACCTGGCGTATCCCGCGCCGCCTGCGCGGCGGCGACGACCCCGAGCGCCGCACCCTGCTCGACTTCCGCCTCGACCTGCGCAACTCCGGCGAGCTGCTGCAGAAGATGGGCTTCGCCAAGGTGCTCGACGGCGCCAAGGGCAAGCTGGAAGGCCGCGTCGTCTGGCGCGGCTCGCCGATGTCGCTCGACCTGCCCACCCTCAACGGTCGCATGGCGCTGAACCTGGAGCGCGGCCAGTTCCTGCCGGTCGATCCGGGCCTGGCCAAGCTGGCCGGCGTGCTGAGCCTGCAGGGCCTGCTGCATTTCGCCACCGACCTGCGCGGCGCCACCGGGCGCGGCACGCCGTTCGACAGCGTGACGGCCACCGGCACCATTGCCAGCGGCGTCGCCCGCACCGACGACTTTGCCGTGAAAGGCCCGCAGTTCCAGGTGGCGATGCAGGGCTCGGCCAACATCCTCGACGAGACACAGGACCTGCGTGTGAACGTCACGCCTAAGGTGGATGCCACCTCGGCATCGCTGGCCGCGGCGTTCATCAACCCGGCCATCGGGCTCGGCACGCTGGCGGCACAGCTGATCCTGGGCGACCAGATGTCCAAGGCGTTCGCCACCCAATACCGCGTCACCGGCAGCTGGGCCGACCCGAAAATCGAGAAGGCCAGCAACGGCGGGCAAACCCCGGCAAAATAG
- the glnE gene encoding bifunctional [glutamate--ammonia ligase]-adenylyl-L-tyrosine phosphorylase/[glutamate--ammonia-ligase] adenylyltransferase — translation MTAQASLSVAPFLQTPARPSEAPGAALPFSLAYSRYVQRQAQARTGWAERVQAAAAGPIDVAWLSARFSVLFEAAGMEPEQALKRALRLLRNEVFAALAERDLSGVAPLDEVTGTMTDFAEFAVRAAISVIGQELGALHGQPVGQSSGEVQELVVVGMGKLGGRELNVSSDIDLIFLYDEEGDTQGGPRPLSNHEYFTKLGRRLINALADVTEDGYVFRVDMRLRPNGDAGPLACSLGMLEEYFVVQGREWERYAWIKGRVITDPGSPHAARVIQQLERVTTPFVFRRYLDYGVIAAIRALHAQIRAEAAKRSSGAHRQPGGHDGDGHAQARSPNIKLGRGGIREIEFVAQVFQLIRGGQDFALRIRPTLEVLRTAAERGLIGADTVARLTDAYRFLRQLEHRLQYVDDAQTHNLPGTPEDQLRIARMMGFADYAALVAQLEHYQDEVAQQFEQTFSDKQDNQPPCVAVWHADLLDDERTESARAQLLELGYADADSVLERLRASRHSPRYRALSEVSRQRFDLLINRALDHAARQTDADVTIARFLDFFDAISRRASYLSLLCEYPQAMARVAHTLHASRWAADYLTRHPQLLDELLDNEALSAAPDWQGFRERVRERLRAAGDHVEMQMDILRQEHHAETFRVLLQDLQGLLTVESISDRLSDLADAVLDLTLETVWQQVSTRHREVPRFAVVAYGRLGGKELGYASDLDLIFLYDDDDERAPEVYAAYARKLITWLTSHTAAGMLFDVDTRLRPNGAAGLMVTHFEAFRRYQMREGDNAAWVWEHQALTRARFCAGDAEIGARFEALRIAVLRQPREAGPLRDEIAAMRERVLEGHANPTPLFDLKHDRGGMVDIEFTVQFLVLLHSAAHAGLTRNAGNIALLRMAGELGLIDAARAAQVADAYRDFRARQHKLRLDGQSAARVPVGTCAHEAAHVRALWERVFGSIDAASPAQ, via the coding sequence ATGACTGCCCAAGCTTCCCTGTCCGTTGCCCCGTTCCTGCAGACGCCGGCCCGCCCGTCCGAGGCGCCGGGTGCCGCGCTGCCGTTCTCGCTCGCGTATTCGCGCTATGTCCAGCGGCAGGCGCAGGCGCGCACGGGCTGGGCGGAGCGGGTGCAGGCCGCGGCCGCCGGCCCGATCGACGTGGCCTGGCTGTCGGCCCGCTTCAGCGTGTTGTTCGAGGCCGCCGGCATGGAGCCCGAACAGGCGCTCAAGCGCGCGCTGCGGCTGCTGCGCAACGAGGTGTTCGCGGCGCTCGCGGAGCGCGATCTGTCCGGTGTCGCCCCGCTCGACGAGGTGACCGGCACCATGACCGATTTCGCCGAGTTCGCCGTGCGCGCCGCCATCTCCGTGATCGGCCAGGAGCTGGGCGCGCTCCACGGCCAGCCCGTCGGCCAATCGTCGGGCGAGGTGCAAGAGCTGGTGGTGGTCGGCATGGGCAAGCTGGGCGGGCGCGAACTGAACGTGTCGTCCGATATCGATCTGATCTTTCTCTACGACGAAGAGGGTGACACGCAAGGCGGGCCGCGCCCACTGTCCAACCATGAATATTTCACGAAGCTTGGCCGCCGGCTGATCAACGCGCTGGCCGACGTGACCGAAGACGGCTACGTCTTCCGCGTCGACATGCGCCTGCGGCCCAACGGGGACGCCGGTCCGCTCGCCTGCAGCCTGGGGATGCTGGAGGAGTACTTCGTTGTCCAGGGCCGCGAGTGGGAGCGCTACGCGTGGATCAAGGGCCGCGTCATCACCGATCCGGGCAGCCCGCACGCGGCCCGCGTGATCCAGCAGCTCGAGCGCGTGACCACGCCTTTCGTGTTCCGCCGCTATCTCGATTACGGCGTGATCGCGGCGATCCGCGCACTGCATGCGCAGATCCGCGCCGAGGCCGCCAAGCGCAGCAGCGGCGCCCATCGCCAGCCTGGCGGCCACGACGGCGATGGCCACGCGCAGGCGCGCTCGCCCAACATCAAGCTCGGGCGCGGCGGCATCCGCGAGATCGAGTTCGTCGCGCAGGTGTTCCAGCTGATCCGCGGCGGCCAGGATTTCGCCCTGCGCATCCGGCCGACGCTGGAGGTGCTGCGCACGGCTGCTGAGCGCGGCCTGATCGGCGCCGACACCGTCGCCCGTCTGACCGACGCCTACCGCTTCCTGCGCCAGCTCGAGCATCGGTTGCAGTACGTCGACGATGCGCAGACGCACAATCTGCCGGGCACGCCGGAGGACCAGTTGCGGATCGCCCGCATGATGGGCTTCGCCGACTACGCCGCGCTGGTGGCGCAACTGGAGCACTACCAGGACGAGGTGGCCCAGCAGTTCGAGCAGACCTTCTCCGACAAGCAGGACAACCAGCCGCCGTGCGTCGCCGTCTGGCACGCCGATCTGCTCGACGACGAGCGCACCGAAAGCGCCCGCGCGCAACTGCTCGAACTCGGCTATGCCGATGCCGACAGCGTGCTGGAGCGGCTGCGTGCCTCGCGCCATTCGCCGCGCTACCGGGCGCTGTCGGAGGTCAGTCGCCAGCGCTTCGATCTGCTGATCAACCGCGCGCTCGACCATGCCGCGCGGCAGACCGATGCCGACGTCACCATCGCGCGCTTCCTGGATTTTTTCGATGCGATCAGCCGCCGCGCGTCGTACCTGTCGCTGCTGTGCGAATACCCGCAGGCGATGGCGCGCGTCGCCCACACGCTGCACGCTTCGCGCTGGGCGGCGGATTACCTGACGCGCCATCCGCAGTTGCTGGACGAACTGCTCGACAACGAGGCGCTGTCCGCCGCGCCCGACTGGCAGGGCTTCCGCGAGCGCGTGCGCGAGCGCCTGCGCGCCGCCGGCGACCACGTCGAGATGCAGATGGACATCCTGCGCCAGGAGCACCACGCCGAGACCTTCCGCGTTCTGCTGCAGGATCTGCAGGGCCTGCTCACCGTCGAGTCGATCAGCGACCGCCTGTCGGACCTGGCCGACGCCGTGCTCGACCTGACGCTGGAGACCGTGTGGCAGCAGGTGTCCACGCGCCACCGCGAGGTGCCGCGCTTCGCGGTGGTGGCCTACGGGCGCCTGGGCGGCAAGGAGCTTGGCTATGCGTCCGATCTCGACCTGATCTTCCTCTACGACGATGACGACGAGCGCGCGCCCGAGGTCTATGCCGCCTATGCGCGCAAGCTGATCACCTGGCTGACCAGCCACACCGCCGCCGGCATGCTGTTCGATGTCGACACGCGGCTGCGGCCCAACGGCGCCGCCGGGCTGATGGTCACCCATTTCGAGGCCTTCCGCCGCTACCAGATGCGCGAGGGCGACAACGCTGCCTGGGTCTGGGAGCACCAGGCGCTCACGCGCGCGCGCTTCTGCGCCGGCGACGCGGAGATCGGCGCGCGCTTCGAGGCGTTGCGCATCGCCGTGCTGCGCCAGCCGCGCGAGGCGGGCCCGCTGCGCGACGAGATCGCGGCCATGCGCGAGCGCGTGCTGGAAGGCCACGCCAATCCGACGCCGCTGTTCGATCTCAAGCACGATCGCGGCGGCATGGTCGATATCGAATTCACCGTGCAGTTCCTGGTGCTGCTGCACAGCGCCGCCCATGCCGGACTCACGCGCAACGCCGGCAACATCGCCTTGCTGCGCATGGCGGGCGAACTGGGCCTGATCGACGCCGCGCGCGCCGCCCAGGTGGCCGATGCCTACCGCGATTTCCGCGCGCGCCAGCACAAGTTGCGCCTGGACGGCCAGTCCGCCGCGCGCGTGCCGGTCGGGACCTGCGCGCACGAGGCGGCCCACGTGCGTGCGCTGTGGGAGCGGGTGTTCGGCAGCATCGATGCGGCGTCGCCGGCGCAATGA
- the rrtA gene encoding rhombosortase — translation MSTRAHVSRTWGACAGVFAVSAAFSFVPWLHAVGLYQRDAVRAGQWWRVITAMWVHLDAWHWLADGMAAAGLILLLARVLRPDAILAVLVACGVLVQVALLKQPSVQWYGGLSGALHGLAAWGGLRLLRPSDEDAGTDRPSRWIGSLLCLGVLVKVWLEQSWLSPVAYDPHWGFGVVRIAHALGAGSGLLLWVLGEWRAQGRRARG, via the coding sequence ATGAGCACGCGTGCCCACGTGAGCCGCACCTGGGGCGCCTGTGCTGGGGTGTTCGCGGTGTCGGCGGCGTTCTCGTTTGTGCCGTGGCTCCATGCCGTCGGTCTGTACCAGCGCGATGCGGTCCGCGCGGGTCAGTGGTGGCGCGTGATCACCGCCATGTGGGTGCATCTGGATGCGTGGCACTGGCTGGCCGATGGCATGGCGGCGGCGGGGCTGATCCTGCTGCTGGCGCGGGTGCTGCGGCCGGATGCCATCCTCGCGGTGCTGGTGGCATGCGGCGTGCTGGTCCAGGTGGCGCTGCTCAAGCAGCCGTCGGTGCAGTGGTACGGCGGGTTGTCCGGCGCGTTGCACGGGCTGGCGGCCTGGGGCGGTCTGCGGCTCCTGCGGCCGTCCGATGAAGACGCAGGTACCGACCGCCCGTCGCGCTGGATCGGCTCGCTGCTGTGCCTGGGCGTGCTGGTGAAGGTCTGGCTGGAGCAGTCGTGGTTGTCGCCGGTCGCCTACGATCCGCACTGGGGCTTCGGCGTGGTCAGGATCGCCCACGCGCTCGGGGCGGGCAGCGGGTTGCTGCTCTGGGTACTGGGTGAATGGCGCGCCCAGGGGAGACGGGCGCGCGGCTGA